A genomic window from Martelella lutilitoris includes:
- a CDS encoding ABC transporter substrate-binding protein, which yields MNTTKRLGLLGFMITGFAGVPAFAAPTSYPLEIENCGETVVFEKAPENAVALGQNSAEIMLLLGLEDRMAASAFWPNDVLPELAEANGKVETLTVEFPTLEAVLQQQPDFVAAMLTTLMGPDSRVAKRGDFEDLGIPTYLAPSACSTSLDTGDAYGSRDQLWNMDLLYKEIDDLARIFDVQERGDAVIADFKAREAALREQFPKNDDLTFLFWFSSASAADDAYLGGGNGPSGFIADLLGGRNALDTKAEWPTLNWEGIMAADPTIIVATQVDRNRWDLDKAENKIAFLENDPTVSQMEAVQNGRIVVMSGAAMNPSIRTLYGAEEIARQIKAFDSGE from the coding sequence ATGAACACGACCAAAAGACTTGGCCTGCTTGGCTTCATGATCACCGGATTTGCGGGGGTTCCGGCCTTCGCCGCCCCCACATCCTATCCGCTTGAGATCGAGAATTGCGGCGAAACGGTCGTCTTCGAGAAAGCGCCGGAGAACGCCGTGGCACTGGGCCAGAACAGCGCGGAAATCATGCTGCTGCTTGGCCTTGAAGACCGGATGGCCGCAAGCGCCTTCTGGCCGAATGATGTTCTGCCCGAACTGGCGGAGGCCAACGGCAAGGTCGAGACGCTGACCGTCGAATTCCCGACGCTTGAAGCGGTTCTGCAGCAGCAGCCGGATTTCGTCGCGGCGATGCTGACAACGCTGATGGGTCCCGACAGCCGGGTTGCCAAGCGCGGCGATTTCGAGGACCTCGGCATCCCGACCTACCTCGCCCCCAGCGCCTGCTCCACATCACTGGATACGGGCGATGCCTATGGCAGCCGGGATCAGCTGTGGAACATGGACCTTCTCTACAAGGAGATCGACGATCTCGCCCGCATCTTCGACGTTCAGGAACGCGGAGACGCGGTGATTGCCGACTTCAAGGCGCGCGAAGCCGCGCTGCGCGAGCAATTTCCGAAGAATGACGATCTGACCTTCCTGTTCTGGTTCTCAAGCGCTTCGGCGGCCGACGACGCCTATCTCGGCGGCGGCAACGGCCCCTCCGGCTTCATTGCCGATCTTCTGGGCGGCCGCAACGCGCTCGATACCAAGGCGGAATGGCCGACGCTCAACTGGGAAGGCATCATGGCCGCCGATCCGACCATCATCGTCGCCACCCAGGTCGACCGCAACCGCTGGGATCTCGACAAGGCCGAGAACAAGATCGCGTTCCTTGAGAACGACCCGACGGTGAGCCAGATGGAGGCCGTCCAGAATGGCCGGATCGTGGTCATGAGCGGCGCTGCGATGAACCCCAGCATCCGCACGCTCTACGGCGCGGAAGAGATCGCCCGGCAGATCAAGGCGTTCGACAGCGGCGAATGA
- a CDS encoding FecCD family ABC transporter permease, whose amino-acid sequence MRTATDIGAGMRLFLLLAVSALVLVVAIAAATAIGEYNIPVRTVLLTVANEFGLTAADVPKIEASVVWNLRLSRSLVAALCGAGLAICGTILQALLRNPLAEPFVLGVSAGASTGAVAVLVLGIGAGAVSLSLGAFVGAFAAFAVVALLSNGATSGPNHTILAGVAASQLFNALTAYIVTTSASAQQARGVMFWMLGSFGGVRWPQFHLLAIVLLLCLAICFLMARALDAFTFGDEDAAALGIPVARTRLVLFAVTALMTATIVSQVGAIGFVGLVVPHAARYVVGPVHMRLLPASAVLGAVFMVIADIASRVIVAQQTVPIGVVTALVGVPFFAIILYRARPQT is encoded by the coding sequence ATGAGAACGGCCACGGACATCGGCGCCGGAATGCGGCTTTTCCTGCTTCTGGCCGTCTCCGCGCTTGTGCTTGTCGTAGCGATCGCGGCGGCAACCGCGATCGGCGAGTATAATATTCCGGTGAGGACCGTTTTGCTGACGGTCGCCAACGAGTTCGGGCTGACGGCTGCGGATGTGCCGAAGATCGAGGCGAGCGTGGTCTGGAACCTCAGGCTGAGCCGCAGCCTCGTCGCCGCACTGTGCGGCGCGGGGCTCGCGATCTGCGGGACGATCCTGCAGGCCTTGCTGCGCAACCCGCTGGCCGAGCCCTTCGTGCTCGGCGTCTCCGCAGGCGCCTCGACCGGCGCCGTTGCCGTCCTCGTTCTGGGTATCGGCGCCGGTGCCGTTTCGCTTTCGCTCGGCGCCTTCGTGGGCGCCTTTGCCGCCTTTGCGGTGGTCGCCCTGCTTTCCAATGGCGCAACCAGCGGTCCCAACCACACTATTCTTGCCGGGGTCGCGGCCTCGCAGCTCTTCAATGCGCTGACGGCCTATATCGTCACAACGTCTGCCAGCGCCCAGCAGGCGCGCGGCGTGATGTTCTGGATGCTCGGCAGTTTCGGCGGCGTGCGCTGGCCGCAATTCCACCTTCTGGCGATCGTGCTCCTGCTCTGCCTTGCGATCTGCTTTCTGATGGCGCGGGCGCTCGATGCCTTCACCTTCGGCGATGAGGATGCGGCGGCGCTTGGCATCCCGGTCGCACGCACCCGGCTGGTCCTGTTCGCCGTGACCGCACTGATGACGGCCACCATCGTCAGCCAGGTCGGTGCCATCGGATTCGTCGGTCTGGTGGTTCCCCATGCCGCGCGCTATGTCGTCGGCCCGGTGCATATGCGGCTCTTGCCGGCCTCCGCCGTTCTCGGCGCGGTCTTCATGGTGATCGCCGACATTGCCTCGCGCGTCATCGTCGCGCAGCAGACCGTACCGATCGGCGTCGTCACCGCGCTGGTCGGCGTCCCCTTCTTCGCGATCATCCTCTATCGCGCGAGGCCGCAGACATGA
- a CDS encoding ABC transporter ATP-binding protein, producing MTVIARKLCWGVKRKTIVRDVSLAVRAGETLGLIGPNGSGKSSLLRLLAGLKQPLSGQVEIQGRDIANVPRREVARNVAFVQQSAATDTNVSVRDVVRLGRTPHRSALSGWRASDQEAVDGALRQVGMTHLQHQSWQTLSGGERQRVHIARALAQSPQVLFLDEPTNHLDIHHQIEILQTVRQLNLTSIVALHDLNLAAMFCDRIIVLKDGALIASGAPETVLTEELIASVFRVAAAVSISPHHGHPQVHFRTGDNAAV from the coding sequence ATGACCGTTATTGCCAGGAAACTTTGCTGGGGCGTGAAGCGAAAGACCATCGTCAGGGATGTCAGCCTTGCTGTTCGCGCGGGCGAAACCCTCGGCCTGATCGGCCCGAACGGCTCGGGAAAATCGTCGTTGCTGAGGCTGCTTGCGGGGCTGAAGCAGCCGCTGAGCGGCCAGGTGGAAATTCAGGGCCGCGATATCGCCAACGTGCCGCGCCGCGAAGTGGCGCGCAACGTCGCCTTCGTCCAGCAAAGTGCTGCGACTGACACCAATGTCAGCGTGCGCGATGTCGTTAGGCTCGGGCGCACGCCGCACCGCTCGGCGCTTTCCGGCTGGCGCGCAAGCGATCAGGAGGCGGTGGACGGAGCCTTGCGGCAGGTGGGCATGACCCATCTTCAGCACCAGTCCTGGCAGACGCTTTCCGGCGGCGAGCGGCAACGCGTCCACATCGCCCGGGCGCTGGCACAAAGCCCGCAGGTTCTGTTCCTCGACGAACCAACCAACCATCTCGACATTCATCACCAGATCGAGATCCTGCAGACCGTGCGTCAGTTGAACCTCACCAGCATCGTGGCGCTTCACGATCTCAATCTCGCGGCGATGTTCTGCGACCGGATCATCGTGTTGAAGGACGGCGCGCTGATCGCCTCCGGTGCGCCGGAGACCGTTCTGACGGAAGAGCTGATCGCGAGCGTTTTCCGCGTCGCTGCCGCTGTCAGCATCTCGCCCCATCACGGTCACCCGCAGGTCCATTTCCGCACGGGCGACAACGCTGCGGTCTGA